A genomic segment from Neobacillus sp. YX16 encodes:
- a CDS encoding M3 family oligoendopeptidase: MGKISYPKVWNLDQVFMGGGKSSQFSDHINRLEDLVYELEGSVTSFITPLSTNEVIKVVHLIENIGNIRLYLSQATSFITCLLAQNPKDQDAASLRGKIAQIESRFEKELSKVKKIFTYTKEEVWERLLETEELKEYRFILNEWRENADKNLSEEELNLISDLMVDGYHAWGQFYNDLVSSINVKILINGKDENLSVGQAINLRSHPNEEVRKEAHYVLESIWKEKEELFSKIINHIAGFRIQVNNQRGIKNAIEDPLKKNRMKEETLHTMWKVISKYKQPFSNYLKRKAEMIGGSSMKSYNFWAPVTKSNQEIKFEEAVTLITEHFSQFGTELEGFVKKAFDEGWIEAEDRPNKSAIPFCAGFPLTCESRVFMTFNGTFLNVLTLVHELGHAFHNHAMRSVNGLNKRYPLSIAETASTFSEMIIFDAAMKKTKSKEEKLIILDEKLKRSVMNFMNIHSRFLFEQRFYKERNGGIVSAHRLNQLMEESINEAYAGSLEQPSIYSWVWTPHYYITQSPFYNFPYTFGYLFALSIYAKAKEKGKDFEKYYLALLRDSGSMTVENLVMKHLGEDITSEEFWEKGMKLCVKDAEEFLKLTSS; the protein is encoded by the coding sequence ATGGGGAAAATAAGCTATCCGAAAGTGTGGAATTTAGATCAGGTTTTTATGGGAGGAGGCAAATCAAGTCAATTTTCAGATCATATAAATCGATTAGAAGATCTTGTGTATGAACTAGAAGGTAGTGTTACTTCATTTATTACCCCACTTTCAACAAATGAAGTAATCAAAGTGGTACATTTAATAGAAAACATCGGAAACATTCGCTTGTACTTATCGCAAGCTACTTCGTTTATCACTTGTCTCCTTGCACAAAATCCAAAGGATCAAGATGCTGCTAGTTTACGAGGCAAGATTGCTCAAATAGAATCTCGTTTTGAAAAAGAATTATCGAAAGTAAAGAAGATATTTACATATACAAAGGAAGAGGTTTGGGAAAGGTTACTAGAGACCGAAGAATTAAAAGAGTATAGGTTTATTCTAAACGAATGGCGTGAAAATGCAGATAAGAATCTGTCTGAAGAGGAGCTAAATTTAATCTCTGATTTAATGGTTGATGGGTACCATGCTTGGGGACAATTCTATAATGATCTAGTAAGTAGTATTAACGTAAAGATTCTTATTAATGGAAAAGATGAAAATCTATCAGTTGGACAAGCCATTAACTTGCGGTCGCATCCTAATGAAGAAGTTCGTAAGGAAGCCCATTATGTTTTAGAATCTATATGGAAAGAGAAAGAAGAATTATTCAGTAAAATAATCAATCACATTGCTGGCTTTCGTATACAGGTAAATAACCAACGAGGGATAAAAAATGCAATTGAAGATCCTTTGAAAAAGAACAGAATGAAGGAAGAAACGCTGCATACGATGTGGAAAGTGATCAGTAAATATAAACAACCTTTCTCGAATTACTTGAAGCGAAAAGCTGAAATGATAGGCGGATCTAGCATGAAGTCTTATAACTTTTGGGCTCCCGTTACAAAAAGTAATCAAGAGATAAAATTCGAGGAAGCAGTTACACTTATTACAGAACATTTTAGTCAGTTTGGAACCGAATTAGAAGGCTTCGTTAAGAAAGCTTTTGATGAAGGCTGGATAGAGGCCGAGGATCGTCCAAATAAGTCAGCTATTCCGTTTTGTGCTGGTTTTCCACTCACATGTGAATCAAGAGTTTTTATGACATTTAACGGTACTTTTTTAAATGTGTTAACTCTTGTTCATGAGCTGGGGCATGCTTTCCATAATCATGCCATGAGGTCTGTTAATGGATTGAATAAGCGTTATCCGTTAAGTATTGCTGAAACCGCTTCAACCTTCTCCGAAATGATTATTTTTGATGCGGCTATGAAAAAGACAAAATCAAAAGAAGAAAAATTAATTATACTGGATGAAAAATTAAAACGCAGTGTAATGAACTTTATGAATATTCATTCGAGGTTCTTATTCGAACAAAGATTTTACAAGGAACGTAATGGAGGTATTGTTTCTGCCCATCGACTAAATCAGTTAATGGAAGAATCAATAAATGAGGCGTATGCAGGTTCCCTAGAACAACCTTCAATTTATTCTTGGGTTTGGACACCACACTACTATATTACTCAATCGCCTTTTTATAATTTCCCATATACTTTTGGGTATTTATTTGCATTGAGCATTTATGCAAAGGCAAAGGAGAAGGGAAAAGATTTTGAGAAATATTATTTAGCCTTACTTCGTGATTCAGGAAGTATGACTGTAGAAAATTTAGTTATGAAACATTTAGGAGAAGATATTACTTCAGAGGAATTCTGGGAAAAAGGTATGAAATTATGCGTAAAAGATGCAGAAGAATTCCTTAAACTAACTTCTTCTTAA
- a CDS encoding OFA family MFS transporter, whose product MKTKKNRWLIALSAVGIHISIGSVYAWSNFTAPLKEMFGWSDSQVAMTFSIAILFLGLSAAFLGHFVEKYGPRKAGLLAAIFFGVGITGSGLAVALESRPLLYFFYGAIGGIGLGVGYIAPVSTLIKWFPDRRGLATGLAIMGFGFAAAISSPIMNMLIEAVGVANTFYILGLSYFVIMLLSSLYLEKPEEGWLPEGYQDKINSGKAKPNMDLSQLMANEAVKTKRFWYLWLMLFINITCGIAILAVAKPLAMESIGIDMAQAAALVGAIGIFNGLGRIGWASFSDIIGRPATYTTFFILQMVIFFVLPDVSIKWLFIGLLIVVYTCYGGGFSSIPAYIGDLFGTKQLGAIHGYILTAWAAAGLVGPLFAAWIKDTTGSYSGSLTFFSGLFVAAFIISLLIRLDINKLKKSQIQNQTELQNKVG is encoded by the coding sequence ATGAAAACGAAAAAAAACCGCTGGTTGATTGCTTTATCTGCTGTTGGAATTCATATTTCCATTGGCTCCGTGTATGCATGGAGTAACTTTACCGCACCACTTAAAGAAATGTTTGGCTGGTCCGACTCACAGGTGGCCATGACCTTCAGTATTGCGATTCTTTTCTTAGGTCTATCGGCCGCATTTCTAGGACATTTTGTAGAGAAATACGGACCAAGGAAAGCAGGGTTATTGGCTGCAATCTTCTTTGGAGTTGGTATCACTGGTTCAGGTCTTGCTGTAGCATTAGAATCAAGACCCTTATTATACTTTTTCTACGGGGCAATAGGCGGCATCGGTCTAGGTGTAGGTTATATTGCGCCTGTTTCAACACTTATTAAATGGTTCCCTGACCGAAGAGGCTTAGCAACTGGGCTTGCGATTATGGGCTTCGGCTTCGCAGCGGCAATCAGCAGTCCGATTATGAATATGCTGATTGAAGCAGTGGGGGTAGCCAATACTTTTTATATTCTTGGTCTTTCCTATTTTGTGATTATGCTTCTTTCTTCCTTATATCTGGAAAAGCCAGAGGAAGGATGGCTACCTGAGGGTTATCAAGACAAAATCAACAGTGGAAAAGCAAAGCCGAATATGGATTTATCACAATTAATGGCGAATGAAGCGGTTAAAACGAAGCGTTTCTGGTATTTATGGTTGATGTTGTTTATTAACATTACATGTGGTATTGCGATTTTAGCAGTAGCCAAGCCGCTTGCAATGGAAAGTATCGGAATTGACATGGCACAAGCAGCAGCACTGGTTGGAGCCATCGGAATTTTTAATGGGTTAGGAAGAATTGGCTGGGCTAGTTTTTCAGATATTATTGGACGACCCGCCACCTATACAACATTTTTCATTCTGCAAATGGTGATTTTCTTCGTTTTGCCTGATGTATCGATTAAATGGTTATTTATTGGATTGCTGATTGTGGTTTATACCTGCTACGGTGGAGGTTTTTCATCCATTCCTGCTTATATTGGCGACCTATTTGGTACGAAGCAATTAGGGGCAATTCACGGATACATCTTAACAGCCTGGGCTGCGGCAGGTCTTGTTGGACCATTATTTGCAGCATGGATTAAAGACACAACCGGTAGTTATTCTGGCAGCTTAACGTTCTTCTCTGGATTGTTTGTGGCTGCGTTTATCATCTCGTTGTTGATCCGCTTAGACATTAACAAATTAAAGAAAAGCCAAATACAAAATCAAACTGAATTGCAAAATAAGGTAGGATAA
- a CDS encoding DUF2294 domain-containing protein codes for MNKYEAEFSNIVRAYRKRHMGKGPSQVRTTFCKNWAICELEGNLSPIEKFIATAEDGKQMLRSARTEMVKEIYKKNHPQEMEELLGANFICVFVDIDIEEDKGMSIFVFDQDLEEKFKV; via the coding sequence GTGAATAAATATGAAGCAGAATTTAGTAATATCGTTCGCGCCTACAGAAAACGACATATGGGAAAAGGTCCTAGTCAAGTGAGAACAACCTTCTGCAAGAACTGGGCCATTTGTGAGCTAGAGGGAAATTTATCTCCAATCGAAAAATTTATTGCAACGGCTGAAGATGGAAAACAAATGCTGCGCTCGGCTCGTACGGAAATGGTAAAAGAGATTTATAAGAAAAATCATCCTCAGGAAATGGAAGAGCTTCTAGGTGCGAATTTTATTTGTGTCTTTGTTGATATCGATATTGAAGAGGACAAGGGAATGTCAATCTTCGTGTTTGACCAAGATCTTGAGGAAAAGTTTAAAGTTTAA
- a CDS encoding carbohydrate ABC transporter permease, with translation MTSPFRFKKMILHAVILVGVIIMLYPILWMIISSFKPTQSILSDNSLWPKDLTLSNYIKGWKGTSGTTFATFYLNSFIMVGLAVIGNVLSCSLTAYAFARLEFKHKKIWFALMMMTMMIPMHVLIVPQYIIFNKLEWINTILPIVVPKFFAVDGFFIFLTIQFIRSLPRGLDEAATIDGCGPIAIYFRIILPLTVPAIVTTTIFTFIWTWNDFFSQLLYLSGVEKYTVTLALRMFTDAGGEAALGSLFAMSVLSIVPVFLIFFFFQRYIVEGIATSGMK, from the coding sequence ATGACAAGTCCATTTCGTTTTAAAAAAATGATATTGCACGCTGTCATTCTGGTCGGCGTAATCATAATGCTTTATCCGATCTTATGGATGATTATCAGCTCGTTTAAACCTACACAAAGTATTTTAAGTGATAACAGTCTTTGGCCGAAAGATTTAACGCTTTCGAATTACATAAAAGGATGGAAAGGCACATCAGGTACAACGTTCGCCACCTTTTATCTAAATTCATTTATTATGGTCGGATTGGCCGTGATTGGCAATGTCCTATCCTGCTCGCTAACAGCATATGCATTTGCTCGGCTGGAATTCAAACACAAAAAAATTTGGTTTGCTTTGATGATGATGACGATGATGATTCCGATGCATGTACTTATTGTTCCACAGTACATCATTTTTAATAAGTTGGAATGGATTAATACTATTTTGCCAATTGTAGTGCCGAAGTTTTTTGCCGTAGATGGATTTTTTATTTTTCTAACCATTCAATTTATTCGGTCACTCCCGAGAGGATTGGATGAAGCAGCTACCATAGATGGATGCGGACCGATTGCAATCTATTTTCGAATTATATTGCCCCTGACAGTTCCAGCCATCGTAACAACCACCATATTTACATTCATTTGGACTTGGAATGACTTTTTTAGCCAGCTTCTATACCTCAGTGGTGTAGAAAAATACACCGTAACACTAGCACTTCGAATGTTCACCGATGCTGGTGGAGAGGCTGCTCTTGGCTCGCTTTTTGCCATGTCGGTACTGTCGATCGTACCAGTATTTCTAATTTTCTTCTTCTTCCAGCGATATATTGTAGAAGGAATTGCTACATCCGGAATGAAATAA
- a CDS encoding DUF4362 domain-containing protein, translating into MKKAIWFVLLLILISGCNYNPSDEDIVDSHGEITNIEKFMKFVENVNQGREDKIRVVRYTTEGDPILHDLEYDGESSLQQLILPETNSVMELLVQQLANQ; encoded by the coding sequence ATGAAGAAAGCAATTTGGTTTGTGTTATTACTGATACTTATATCAGGTTGCAATTATAATCCTTCTGATGAAGATATTGTAGATTCGCACGGCGAAATAACCAACATTGAGAAATTTATGAAATTTGTTGAGAATGTAAATCAAGGTAGAGAAGACAAAATTAGAGTTGTGAGATATACAACAGAAGGAGACCCAATCTTACACGACCTTGAATACGATGGGGAATCATCACTTCAACAACTGATACTACCTGAGACGAATTCGGTAATGGAATTGTTAGTACAGCAACTTGCAAATCAATAA